One window of the Eucalyptus grandis isolate ANBG69807.140 chromosome 6, ASM1654582v1, whole genome shotgun sequence genome contains the following:
- the LOC104449802 gene encoding probable protein phosphatase 2C 2, translating to MVDLHELLLGFSIVSVVLFSIRRLQSLMMSVTAIAHESSALSVSPGPLSTFAKVLAAWRGPSPVSPSFLPETLESPASAKGEISNQSAARESDMSRAELEDSQDLTRPEKCDDLLTVKQCREVREKGLHDVRPREINSEAATDVPASPAQRLIAGEKVSANKLRKRPARLILPENFPALELGCERLKKRENKEFEVEGRDYCLVSKKGRRDVMEDSYGVTVDVAGDPKQAFFAVIDGHGGRAAADYVAENLGNNILREVETLGEERGSLEEAIRRGYSVTDKEFLSQGVVSGACAASVLLKDGHLHVANVGDCRVVLCRKGVADALTRDHQVSQEDERLRIENSGGFVHSRNGVWRVHGSLAISRAIGDLHLKEWIISEPEIKMCRITPDCEFLVMASDGLWDKVSDQEAVDLVSRQTNLQESCKKLVELACSKGSLDDITVMLINLQNFRS from the exons ATGGTTGATCTGCATGAGCTTCTGTTGGGCTTCTCTATCGTCTCCGTGGTGCTGTTCTCGATCCGGAGGCTCCAGAGCCTCATGATGTCGGTCACCGCCATTGCGCACGAGTCCTCTGCATTGTCGGTGTCTCCCGGTCCCCTGTCGACGTTCGCCAAGGTTCTCGCGGCGTGGAGAGGGCCGTCCCCAGTTTCTCCGAGCTTCCTGCCCGAGACCCTGGAAAGCCCGGCTTCCGCAAAGGGAGAGATATCGAACCAGAGCGCCGCTAGAGAAAGTGATATGTCCCGCGCCGAATTGGAAGATTCGCAAGACTTAACGCGTCCAGAGAAATGTGATGATTTGTTGACGGTCAAGCAATGTAGAGAAGTGCGTGAAAAAGGTTTGCACGATGTCCGTCCACGCGAGATTAATTCCGAGGCGGCGACAGATGTCCCAGCTTCACCGGCGCAGAGATTGATTGCTGGCGAAAAGGTGAGTGCTAACAAGCTTAGGAAACGGCCGGCGAGGCTTATTTTGCCGGAGAATTTCCCGGCTCTCGAATTGGGCTGCGagaggttgaagaagagagagaacaaggaGTTTGAGGTGGAGGGAAGAGATTACTGTTTGGTTAGcaagaaagggaggagagatgTAATGGAGGACAGCTATGGAGTCACGGTCGATGTCGCCGGAGATCCCAAGCAG GCGTTTTTCGCTGTAATAGATGGACATGGAGGCCGAGCCGCAGCTGATTACGTCGCTGAAAATCTAGGAAACAACATCCTTAGAGAAGTTGAAACCCTAGGAGAGGAAAGAGGCTCTCTAGAAGAGGCCATTCGCAGGGGCTACTCGGTCACGGACAAGGAGTTTCTTAGTCAG GGTGTAGTTAGCGGAGCTTGTGCAGCTAGTGTGCTACTGAAGGATGGGCATTTACATGTAGCTAATGTAGGTGATTGTAGAGTAGTTCTATGTAGGAAAGGAGTAGCCGACGCATTGACCAGGGACCATCAGGTTAGCCAAGAGGACGAGCGCCTCCGGATCGAGAACTCA GGCGGCTTTGTACATAGCCGTAATGGGGTGTGGAGAGTACATGGCTCTCTAGCGATTTCTAGAGCAATCGGGGACTTGCATTTGAAAGAATGGATAATTTCCGAGCCAGAGATTAAGATGTGCCGGATAACGCCAGATTGTGAGTTCCTCGTCATGGCTTCAGATGGATTGTGGGACAAG GTCAGTGATCAAGAGGCGGTTGATTTGGTGTCCAGACAGACCAACTTGCAAGAATCCTGTAAGAAGCTCGTGGAATTAGCTTGTTCCAAAGGCAGCCTGGACGACATAACTGTGATGCTCATCAATCTTCAGAACTTTCGTTCCTGA
- the LOC104449803 gene encoding bifunctional aspartokinase/homoserine dehydrogenase 1, chloroplastic gives MALLSASISCRPPRVALGEAGEATGRSHFPPSRRSLPSPLPRSRARRVGVVPSHRRRDLSKTIHASVTDVPVDMAAEEVQLPKGETWSVHKFGGTCVGNSQRIKNVANIIMKDDSERKLVVVSAMSKVTDMMYDLIDKAQSRDDTYVFALDNVLEKHRSTALDLLEGNNLANFLSLLDGDISNLKAMLRAIYIAGHATESFTDFVVGHGELWSAQLLSSVIKKNGVDCTWMDTREVLIVSPTNSNQVDPDFPASEKKLEKWYSQNPSKTIIATGFIASTPYNIPTTLKRDGSDFSAAIMGSLLRARQVTIWTDVDGVYSADPRKVGEAVILKTLSYQEAWEMSYFGANVLHPRTIIPVMRYDIPIVIRNIFNLSAPGTKICRPSVSEDEDSHKLESYVKGFATIDNLALVNVEGTGMAGVPGTASAIFGAVKDVGANVIMISQASSEHSVCFAVPEKEVEAVSEALQSRFRQALDAGRLSKVQVISNCSILAAVGQKMASTPGVSATLFNALAKANINVRAIAQGCSEYNITVVVMREDCIRALRAVHSRFYLSRTTIAMGIIGPGLIGSTLLEQLRDQAAVLKEEFNIDLRVMGITGSKSMLLSEAGVDLSKWKELLKENGEVANLEKFIQHVHGNGFIPNTVLVDCTADSVVAGHYYNWLRRGIHVITPNKKANSGPLDQYLKLRALQRQSYTHYFYEATVGAGLPIVSTLRGLLETGDRILRIEGIFSGTLSYIFNNFIGKRSFSEVVAEAKQAGFTEPDPRDDLSGTDVQRKVIILARESGMKLELSDIPVDNLVPEPLRTSASAEEFMEKLPQFDQEWTNKLQEAEAAGEVLRYVGVVDLLKQRGAVELRTYKKDHAFAQLSGTDNIIAFTTTRYKEQPLIVRGPGAGAQVTAGGIFSDILRLASYLGAPS, from the exons ATGGCGTTGCTCTCCGCTTCGATCTCCTGCCGCCCCCCGCGCGTGGCGCTCGGCGAGGCCGGGGAGGCGACGGGGCGGAGCCATTTCCCCCCCTCCCGTCGCTCCCTTCCCTCCCCGCTCCCGCGCTCGCGCGCTCGCAG GGTAGGTGTTGTACCGTCTCATAGAAGAAGAGATCTATCGAAGACCATTCATGCATCTGTCACAG ATGTTCCGGTGGATATGGCTGCTGAAGAGGTTCAGCTCCCTAAAGGTGAAACATGGTCAGTTCATAAATTCGGCGGGACTTGCGTAGGAAACTCTCAGAGGATAAAGAATGTGGCCAATATAATTATGAAGGATGATTCAGAACGGAAATTAGTGGTTGTCTCTGCAATGTCAAAGGTGACTGATATGATGTATGACCTCATCGATAAGGCACAGTCACGAGATGATACCTATGTGTTTGCACTAGacaatgttttagaaaaacataGATCAACAGCGCTTGATCTACTTGAGGGGAACAATCTTGCAAATTTTCTATCACTGTTGGATGGCGACATCAGTAACCTAAAAGCCATGCTTCGAGCAATATATATTG CTGGCCACGCAACAGAATCTTTCACAGATTTTGTCGTGGGGCATGGGGAGCTCTGGTCAGCTCAACTGCTTTCCTCTGTCATTAAGAAG AATGGGGTTGATTGCACATGGATGGATACAAGGGAAGTCCTAATCGTATCTCCTACTAATTCTAATCAAGTAGATCCAGATTTTCCAGCATCTGAAAAAAAACTAGAGAAATGGTACTCCCAGAATCCATCTAAGACCATAATTGCCACTGGTTTTATTGCTAGCACTCCGTATAATATTCCTACAACATTAAAAAGAGATGGGAGTGACTTCTCAGCTGCAATTATGGGTTCTCTACTTAGAGCGCGACAGGTCACTATATGGACGGACGTTGATGGTGTTTATAGCGCTGATCCAAGAAAAG TTGGTGAGGCTGTGATACTAAAGACTCTTTCCTATCAAGAGGCTTGGGAAATG TCATACTTTGGGGCTAATGTTTTACACCCTCGCACCATAATCCCAGTGATGCGGTATGACATTCCAATAGTGATAAGAAATATCTTTAATCTCTCTGCTCCTGGAACAAAGATTTGCCGTCCATCTGTGAGCGAAGATGAGGATTCTCACAAGCTGGAGTCTTATGTGAAGGGATTTGCAACAATAGACAATCTGGCCCTTGTTAATGTTGAGGG AACTGGAATGGCTGGTGTTCCCGGTACTGCCAGTGCCATATTTGGTGCTGTGAAGGATGTAGGAGCCAATGTTATCATGATATCTCAG GCTAGCAGTGAGCATTCTGTTTGTTTTGCTGTACCTGAGAAGGAAGTTGAGGCGGTCTCCGAGGCTCTACAGTCCAGATTTCGTCAGGCTCTTGACGCTGGGCGTCTCTCAAAG GTTCAAGTGATTTCAAACTGTAGTATATTGGCAGCAGTTGGCCAGAAAATGGCTAGTACCCCAGGAGTCAGTGCCACACTCTTCAATGCCCTGGCAAAG GCAAATATCAATGTTCGTGCTATAGCTCAAGGCTGCTCTGAATATAATATCACAGTAGTTGTAATGCGGGAAGATTGTATTAGAGCCCTTAGGGCTGTCCACTCAAGGTTCTATCTTTCAAGGACAACGATTGCAATGGGTATCATTGGACCTGGATTAATAGGCAGCACCTTACTCGAGCAACTGAGGGATCAG GCAGCTGTTCTTAAGGAAGAATTCAATATTGACTTGCGTGTCATGGGAATCACAGGATCAAAGTCGATGCTTTTGAGTGAAGC AGGTGTTGACTTATCTAAATGGAAAGAGCTCTTAAAGGAGAATGGAGAGGTGGCTAATTTGGAGAAATTTATTCAGCATGTGCATGGAAATGGCTTTATTCCCAATACTGTGCTGGTAGATTGTACAGCAGATTCTGTTGTTGCTGGTCATTACTACAATTGGTTGCGACGGGGAATTCATGTGATCACTCCAAATAAAAAGGCGAATTCTGGGCCACTTGATCAG TACTTGAAATTGAGAGCACTACAGCGGCAGTCATATACACATTACTTTTATGAGGCTACGGTTGGTGCTGGTCTCCCAATTGTTAGCACTCTACGAGGTCTTCTTGAAACTGGGGATAGAATTCTCCGTATTGAAGGCATATTTAG TGGTACATTGAGCTATATATTCAACAACTTCATTGGCAAGCGATCGTTCAGTGAGGTGGTAGCAGAGGCAAAACAGGCAGGTTTTACAGAGCCAGACCCAAGAGATGATCTCTCTGGGACAGATGTTCAGAGAAAG GTGATTATTCTCGCTAGAGAATCTGGTATGAAGCTGGAACTTTCTGACATCCCTGTGGACAATCTTGTCCCAGAACCATTAAGA ACTAGTGCATCAGCTGAGGAGTTTATGGAGAAGCTACCGCAATTTGACCAAGAATGGACCAACAAGCTACAGGAAGCTGAGGCTGCTGGCGAA GTACTGAGATATGTGGGTGTAGTGGATTTGTTGAAGCAAAGAGGGGCAGTGGAGCTGCGGACATACAAGAAGGATCACGCATTCGCTCAACTTTCAGGCACTGACAACATAATTGCTTTCACCACTACTAGGTATAAGGAGCAGCCTTTGATAGTCCGTGGGCCAGGTGCTGGGGCTCAGGTCACTGCTGGCGGCATATTCAGCGACATACTTCGGCTTGCCTCTTATCTCGGCGCCCCATCTTAG
- the LOC104452010 gene encoding LOW QUALITY PROTEIN: TVP38/TMEM64 family membrane protein slr0305 (The sequence of the model RefSeq protein was modified relative to this genomic sequence to represent the inferred CDS: deleted 1 base in 1 codon) — protein sequence MHSLGLRPPSSSSPSSSSSSSSSSSSSSSSSSSSLIYSLHFSSPPSSFLFSFRPNKRFHFLKPCSSLKQTKKQRQQSLQKTSAPQSLKWFFGPKGDGDDERQQLKGEEEEGGGGAAALEGDTAMKGTLLAGALLVGVVGGFATVGYVYKDQINGFLTQFSTFIDGYGPAGYALFVAVYAGLEILAIPAIPLTMSAGLLFGSLIGTIIVSISGTVAASVAFLIARYFARERILKLVEGNKKFLAIDKAIGENGFRVVTLLRLSPLLPFSLGNYLYGLTSVKFVPYVLGSWLGMLPGTWAYVSAGAFGRAIIQEESEIGLSGGNGQLLTLGIGLLATAIAATYVTKLAKDAMKDIE from the exons ATGCACTCCCTCGGGCTGAGGCcaccctcttcttcctccccatcatcatcatcatcatcgtcgtcgtcgtcgtcgtcgtcgtcgtcgtcgtcatcgtcatcgCTCATCTACAGCCTCCATTTCTCGTCCCcgccttcctccttcctcttcagCTTCCGACCCAACAAGCGCTTCCACTTCCTCAAGCCATGCTCGTCCCTCAAGCAGACCAAGAAGCAGCGGCAGCAGTCGCTCCAGAAGACGAGCGCCCCGCAGAGCCTCAAGTGGTTCTTCGGCCCCAAGGGCGACGGGGACGACGAGCGCCAGCAGCTcaagggagaggaggaggagggcggcggcggc gcggcggcgttggAAGGTGACACGGCGATGAAGGGGACCCTCCTGGCCGGCGCCTTGCTGGTGGGCGTGGTGGGCGGGTTCGCTACCGTCGGGTACGTGTACAAGGACCAGATCAACGGTTTTCTGACCCAGTTCTCTACCTTCATTGACG GTTATGGCCCAGCAGGATATGCTCTATTTGTAGCTGTTTATGCTGGTCTAGAA ATCCTTGCAATCCCTGCGATACCTTTAACAATGTCAGCTGGACTTCTTTTCGGTTCTTTAATTGGCACAATCATTGTCTCCATCAGTGGAACG GTGGCTGCCAGTGTTGCTTTTCTCATTGCCAGATATTTTGCTAGGGAGCGAATTCTTAAGTTGGTTGAAGGAAATAAGAAATTTCTTGCAATTGACAAAGCTATTGGGGAAAATGGCTTCAGAGTCGTTACCCTTCTGCGTCTGAGCCCTTTGCTTCCGTTTTCTCTTGGGAACTATTTGTATGGACTCACATCTGTCAAATTTGTCCCATACGTATTGGGAAG TTGGTTAGGGATGCTGCCAGGAACGTGGGCATATGTTAGTGCTGGTGCTTTTGGGCGAGCGATCATT CAAGAAGAATCTGAGATTGGTTTATCTGGAGGAAATGGTCAGCTATTGACCCTTGGGATCGGACTTTTGGCCACTGCAATAGCAGCAACCTATGTGACCAAGCTTGCAAAG GATGCCATGAAAGACATCGAGTGA